A DNA window from Calliphora vicina chromosome 1, idCalVici1.1, whole genome shotgun sequence contains the following coding sequences:
- the LOC135950524 gene encoding uncharacterized protein LOC135950524 — MGGGKKQKSSTSLESLYQQKNKILNNVSRIRRSIKEKTISFNQNELHCRLEILNSYIEDAMDIQTEIDILDPSNDERSDLENLCVSTKSMLLGYLTPREHSIAETTLGFSSHHSRLPSMKLPKFSGKYAEYKNFISLFESLVDSDITLTEIEKFNHLISCLSDEALGTVKAYQISEQNYSKALQSLKRVYDNPCLIFFDNITKLFDLPEMSKPSATSLRSMIDTVSAIYGSLLSIGDDKAITNAIIIHLVMTKVDPITRSKWEEQLDYEKLPLWSDCEVALNKRYQHISAEEASSSRLKPNTNFTRKNESFSKKKKSSFSCQTDNQQSVAKCLFCKAAHYLSNCPSFSAVPVQQRFDFVKGVPACINCLKKGHTVTKCKSTKCRVCSGSHHTLLHKYAANDGQPENVANSDPNVASTSRAFVNHSSSAKDNVILATALVQIKNKSGQYVLARALLDSGSQINFVTEELSQRLQLQKQERNLSLIGIGRTNSSAKHKLQATVKSRMNSHEFSAEFWILRSISNYQPDRIISTAGWNLPDNIEFADPYFNKPQRIDMLIGAEIFFELLCVGQIKLNPNIPTLQKTLLGWIVSGKYKELKHFNKNVCHLSSLTENEDSLDSIVRRFWELEEIPREANVLSIEHQECEKSFSKSVQRLPSGRFKVALPFKADPNTLGLSFETARRRFLSLERRLSKEPQTKEMYNSFMKEYINLGHMSIADNKVPDVSHYFIPHQCVLRPQSSTTKLRVVFDASCKTSTQLSINDLLMIGPTIQEELYSTLLRFRMHKYAITADIEKMYRQVLIDEADRNYQLILWRENQSQNIEIYKLNTVTYGTSSAPFLAIRCLTYVSELFEKSLPIGSKVIKRDFYVDDLLTGADSIEDLNIIRSQVTQILQSAGFNLTKWFSNCYDQDSITIQKSVQINQDFTKTLGTYWIPKSDVFKYHLDDLFQNLKATKRNILSVSARLFDPLGLLCPLIIKAKILLQELWLMQLDWDESIPTRLDTSFTDFKANLLKIDIIEIPRFVLTSSNTECQIHGFSDASMRAYGCCIYIRSRASGKTSCRLLTAKSKVAPLKTKSLPRLELCAAHLLSKLWSKIKHTILFKVENVTFWTDSEITLHWIQTHPSTLATFVSNRVSEIQELSGQATWRHVPTKENPADIVSRGCNVEELVDSVWFNGPKFLLEETNMWPVNEHFELTPEQKSLETRKTNVFLAVEENEINPIAKIIESYSSYNKMIRVFSYVFRFLDIARGKQFRNIGIPTAKEINWTFLQLIEFIQKREYAEELKKLSKSQVLPSNLQRLNPFVHQYKDEYRSFSLLRVGGRLLNAPIAHDAKFRLLMPKKSYFMVLYLRHLHLEHCHAGAKALVAILRDKIWLINAREACSRVVRKCIHCFRYKPKLMNQIMGNLPADRVRRQERAPRARIQRQRNEFCRCQSRAAPAQRSSGQQCRRHENVRCQQRNRLCLHSSSSSTFRRSVGSGRQIRQNTSNQNRRQGAVDGRGITNGSGSNRGSPELQTDRSHQQRSQRRRSVNSSASTIRREPSSAAARIASRRSGQAEVLQEMAAYLHSQADVLAILGERLRPQPPSQNQVGGRRARSRRRQARRRSRRQHGTPEVADRPSIGGNPRRGRQSESSGSED; from the exons ATGGGAGGCGGTAAAAAGCAAAAAAGTTCTACTAGTCTTGAGAGTTTATaccaacagaaaaataaaattttgaataacgTTTCGAGAATTAGGCGATCTATtaaggaaaaaactatttcgtttaatcaaaatgaattacattgtcgattagaaattttgaattcataTATTGAAGATGCAATGGACATTCAAACTGAAATCGATATTTTAGATCCCTCAAACGATGAAAGGTccgatttagaaaatttatgcgTTTCCACAAAAAGTATGCTTTTGGGTTATTTAACTCCCAGAGAACATAGTATCGCTGAAACTACTCTTGGTTTCTCAAGTCATCATAGCCGACTTCCAAGTATGAAGTTGCCTAAATTTAGCGGTAAATATGCCgaatataagaattttattagtttattcgAGAGTTTGGTAGATAGTGATATAACTTTaactgaaattgagaaatttaatcatttaatctCGTGCCTATCAGATGAAGCTCTGGGAACTGTGAAAGCTTATCAGATAAGTGAACAAAATTACTCCAAGGCTCTACAAAGTTTAAAAAGAGTTTATGACAATCCATGTTTAATATTCTTTGATAATATTACTAAATTGTTTGATTTACCGGAAATGTCTAAACCTTCTGCAACTTCCTTGAGGAGCATGATTGATACAGTTTCTGCCATTTATGGCTCACTTTTATCAATCGGAGATGACAAGGCAATTACTAATGCGATAATAATTCACTTAGTAATGACTAAAGTAGATCCAATCACTAGATCCAAATGGGAAGAGCAACTTGATTATGAAAAGTTGCCCTTATGGAGTGATTGTGAGGTAGCTTTGAACAAAAGATACCAACATATTTCAGCTGAAGAAGCTTCAAGTTCGAGATTAAAACCGAATACCAATTTTACGAGAAAAAATGAAAGTTTTAGTAAAAAGAAGAAATCCTCCTTTTCATGTCAAACTGATAACCAACAATCAGTAGCTAAATGCTTATTTTGTAAAGCAGCGCATTACTTATCGAACTGTCCTTCATTCTCTGCAGTGCCGGTGCAACAGAGATTTGACTTTGTCAAAGGCGTTCCCGCCTGtattaattgtttgaaaaaaggaCATACGGTGACAAAATGTAAATCAACAAAATGTAGAGTTTGTAGTGGTTCCCATCATACATTATTACATAAATATGCTGCAAATGATGGACAACCTGAGAATGTTGCAAATTCTGATCCTAATGTAGCTTCAACTTCAAGAGCTTTTGTAAATCATTCATCTTCGGCGAAAGATAATGTAATTTTAGCAACAGCTTTAGTGCAGATCAAGAATAAATCTGGTCAGTATGTTTTAGCTAGAGCTCTTTTGGATTCCggttcacaaataaattttgtaaccgAAGAACTATCTCAGCGATTACAATTGCAAAAACAAGAAAGAAATCTCAGTCTTATTGGTATTGGCAGAACGAATTCGTCTGCAAAACATAAACTTCAGGCTACAGTGAAATCTCGAATGAATTCCCATGAATTTTCTGCAGAATTTTGGATTCTTCGATCGATTTCCAACTATCAACCAGATCGTATAATTTCAACAGCTGGATGGAATTTGCCCGATAATATAGAATTCGCTGATCCATATTTTAATAAACCGCAAAGAATTGATATGTTGATCGGCGCTGAGATTTTCTTTGAATTACTATGCGTCGGTCAAATTAAACTGAATCCCAATATCCCAACACTCCAGAAAACACTTCTAGGATGGATAGTTTCgggaaaatataaagaattaaaacattttaataagaaTGTATGCCATTTAAGTTCACTAACTGAAAACGAAGATTCATTGGATTCAATAGTTCGTAGATTTTGGGAATTAGAAGAAATTCCTAGAGAGGCAAATGTTCTATCAATTGAGCATCAGGAATGTGAGAAAAGCTTTTCGAAATCTGTTCAGCGATTGCCGTCGGGTAGATTTAAAGTGGCGCTACCTTTTAAAGCAGATCCAAATACACTGGGTCTATCTTTTGAAACAGCTAGAAGACGATTCTTATCGTTAGAACGTCGTCTGTCAAAAGAACCACAAACAAAAGAGATGTACAATTCATTCATGAAAGAGTACATTAATTTGGGTCACATGTCTATTGCAGATAATAAAGTACCCGATGTTTCTCATTATTTTATACCTCATCAATGTGTATTACGCCCGCAAAGTTCTACTACAAAACTTCGGGTAGTTTTCGACGCCTCTTGTAAAACATCTACACAACTTTCTATTAACGATCTACTAATGATTGGTCCTACCATTCAAGAGGAGTTGTATTCAACACTTCTTCGTTTTCGAATGCATAAATACGCTATTACGGCTGACATTGAAAAAATGTACCGTCAGGTTTTAATTGACGAGGCCGATAGAAATTATCAATTAATATTATGGCGTGAAAATCAGTCTCAAAATATTgagatttataaattaaatacagtGACTTATGGCACATCATCAGCTCCATTCTTGGCAATACGTTGCCTTACTTATGTGagcgaattattcgaaaaatcatTGCCAATTGGCTCTAAAGTCATAAAGAGAGACTTTTATGTCGATGATCTTTTAACTGGTGCTGACTCAATAGAAGATCTAAATATAATAAGGTCCCAAGtcacacaaatattgcaatcgGCAGGTTTTAATCTGACTAAATGGTTTTCAAATTGTTATGATCAAGACTCGATTACAATTCAAAAATCAGTACAGATAAATCAGGATTTCACTAAAACTTTAGGCACTTATTGGATTCCGAAGAGTGACGTATTTAAATACCACTTGGATGATTTGTTTCAAAACTTGAAAGCAACAAAACGAAATATCTTGTCAGTTTCGGCAAGACTTTTCGATCCGCTCGGACTTTTGTGCCCTTTGATTATCAAGGCAAAAATTCTTCTTCAAGAATTATGGCTAATGCAGCTAGATTGGGATGAGTCTATTCCCACGCGCCTTGATACTTCTTTTACAGATTTTAAAgccaatttattgaaaattgacaTAATAGAAATTCCTAGATTTGTTTTGACCTCATCAAATACTGAATGTCAAATTCATGGGTTTTCTGATGCCTCTATGCGAGCTTATGGCTGTTGCATTTATATCCGGAGTAGAGCTTCTGGTAAGACTTCTTGCCGATTACTAACGGCTAAATCGAAAGTTGCTCCTCTGAAGACCAAGTCTTTACCAAGACTTGAACTATGCGCAGCGCATCTACTAAGCAAGTTATGGTCCAAAATAAAgcatacaatattatttaaagtgGAAAACGTTACATTTTGGACTGATTCAGAAATTACGTTGCACTGGATTCAAACTCATCCTTCTACTCTGGCAACATTCGTATCAAATCGAGTTTCAGAAATACAAGAACTATCGGGCCAGGCCACATGGCGTCATGTTCCAACTAAGGAAAATCCGGCCGATATTGTTTCTAGAGGATGTAATGTTGAAGAATTAGTGGACTCTGTTTGGTTTAATGGCCCAAAGTTTCTACTCGAAGAGACTAATATGTGGCCAGTAAATGAGCATTTCgaattaactcccgaacaaaaGTCACTTGAAACAAGGAAAACTAATGTGTTTTTGGCTGTAGAAGAAAACGAAATTAATCCTATTGCGAAGATTATTGAAAGTTACTCATCATACAACAAAATGATTCGAGTATTTTCGTATGTTTTTCGCTTTCTCGATATTGCTCGAGGAAAGCAATTCCGCAATATAGGTATACCTACAGCGAAAGAGATTAATTGGACTTTTCTCCAGCtaattgaatttattcaaaaaagagAATACGCCGAAGAGCTGAAAAAGTTAAGCAAATCACAAGTTTTGCCTTCAAATTTGCAACGATTAAATCCTTTTGTCCACCAATACAAAGATGAATACCGCAGTTTTTCACTACTTAGAGTAGGCGGGCGGTTGCTAAATGCACCAATTGCTCACGATGCAAAATTTCGCCTTTTAATGcctaaaaaatcatattttatggTCCTATATTTACGACACTTGCATTTGGAACACTGTCATGCTGGAGCGAAAGCCTTGGTAGCCATTTTACGTGATAAAATTTGGCTGATAAATGCCAGAGAAGCATGTTCAAGAGTAGTTCGCAAGTGTATTCATTGTTTTCGCTACAAACCTAAACTAATGAATCAAATAATGGGAAATTTGCCCGCCGATAGG GTTCGTCGGCAGGAGAGGGCTCCCAGAGCGCGTATACAGCGACAACGCAACGAATTTTGTCGGTGCCAGTCGAGAGCTGCTCCAGCTCAGAGAAGCAGTGGCCAACAATGCCGACGCCATGAAAACGTACGCTGCCAACAAAGGAATAGACTTTGTCTTCATTCCTCCTCGAGCTCCACATTTCGGCGGTCTGTGGGAAGCGGCCGTCAAATCCGCCAAAACACTTCTAACCAAAACCGTAGGCAAGGTGCTGTTGACGGTAGAGGAATTACAAACGGTTCTGGTTCAAATAGAGGCAGTCCTGAACTCCAGACCGATCGCTCCCATCAGCAACGATCCCAACGACGGCGAAGCGTTAACTCCAGCGCATCTACTATTCGGAGAGAGCCTTCTAGCGCTGCCGCCAGAATTGCCTCACGAAGAAGTGGACAGGCTGAGGTACTCCAAGAGATGGCGGCTTACCTGCACTCTCAAGCAGATGTTTTGGCAATCTTGGGAGAAAGATTACGTCCGCAGCCTCCAAGCCAAAACCAAGTGGGCGGAAGAAGAGCCAGATCTCGTCGTCGGCAAGCTCGTCGTCGTTCACGAAGACAACATGGCACCCCTGAAGTGGCTGACAGGCCGAGTATTGGCGGTAACCCCAGGCGAGGACGGCAAAGTGAGAGTAGCGGAAGTGAAGACTAG